One Triplophysa dalaica isolate WHDGS20190420 chromosome 11, ASM1584641v1, whole genome shotgun sequence genomic window carries:
- the LOC130431812 gene encoding LOW QUALITY PROTEIN: zinc finger CCCH domain-containing protein 6 (The sequence of the model RefSeq protein was modified relative to this genomic sequence to represent the inferred CDS: deleted 2 bases in 1 codon): MAFVSLFSSPPSPVLDKNMTDCELAGEEREDGELEDGEIDDEGISIEEVKENKEDSEEGEKDKEKGNDKDEKTHRHSRKRHRKIREKRRSKKRRRDRQKHHSPSSGSSSDSYDSEHERQDRPKSKKNKVTYRDHDGELAQRENEPGKPPRSAQNKNEMDKYSEDKYDYDEEEDDFSEELSKYKHAKESSGHGKGGPPKDKAKRPVMKGQQKQQQQHQHQFGGQRGKGRGAMGRGRGMPNKNKKQKGKNWGRGRGRGGDQCGGDGESKGPPSFQKKRPIMSQEFINQHTVEHNGRHICKYFIEGRCIKGDQCKFEHDNVVPEKKKELCKFYVQGYCTKGDACIYMHSEYPCKFFHTGAKCYQGDNCKFSHEPLTDITKELLDKILNTEEEHVNEDEMEVEDLRKHGIAPLPKPPPGVGLLPTPGPGSPPDGGKKIPSLFEIKVQPTVDLAQKIALRPNFYNSTSPPAGQFQGSAGPMAFAGGPEDMQSGNMMSSPPNPSLPPPPCSMGSPPPPFTGPGMPQSPTGQPPSQGFGQCPPMPGHQGQPPPFHGIMQHMNRPPMNQQGAPFQPRPDMQMNMRFQNMGQMPSEFFKNLFTSQSLTQGDDGPMQDSQMQGNIESGMQDFLPAVQKALLLHLNQSNQDSDNRREEVQSCAPSSREKDETPNWYSSDEEEGSSVKAILNTLKKQNNMLKNQQHSTAPAVHMDPRMQKERALPSDPRIKAGPPDPRKDHGDGLGDPRLARDPRKLKPLDPSSSKPESHRHPNPSMSHKPSAGDDDEDGEQELRERAALIPLDPSPGAILRDPRCQIKQFSHIRVDILLQRPVFAQTVVWGPEDLIPSLIPKQEPSINLPLPPLIADAQLNRSFSSPPDHPPSGTLSPPDPRLAAARLKEGVGRFGSPPGRTLDSRHHTDPRSPKTLDPRVSRSGSLESKLPGMREKGGGSIDPRLQRVGSSNQPTAASSKPESEKLPPYAPRLASSMGAGLESPTTLLGGISLYDPRNHSLLSPKRENEDLPKNPSIPKPSLKLQNSPPHASPSWATGVEKEEKSPVEDSNTNTGGSISPPVPAMMPVSPCLPVRAAAPAVHNLPIQALAGLIRPAYVDPRQNKPAPTPQEDEEDKDNKKDRPLRDVFKTFDPTASPFCQ; encoded by the exons ATGGCTTTTGTGAGCCTCTTCTCCAGTCCCCCAAGCCCCGTACTTGACAAAAACATGACAGACTGTGAGCTGGCAGGGGAAGAAAG AGAGGATGGAGAACTGGAGGATGGAGAAATAGATGATGAAGGAATAAGCATCGAAGAGGTGAAAGAAAACAAGGAAGATTCTGAAGAGGGcgagaaagacaaagagaaaggAAATGACAAAGATGAGAAGACACATCGTCACTCAAGAAAGAGACACAGAAAAATTCGAGAGAAGCGACGGTCAAAGAAGAGGAGACGGGATCGACAGAAg CATCACTCTCCATCCAGCGGCTCCAGCTCGGACAGCTACGACTCAGAGCATGAGCGTCAAGACCGGCCCAAGAGTAAAAAGAACAAAGTAACGTACCGAGATCATGATGGGGAGTTGGCGCAA CGAGAAAATGAGCCTGGAAAACCACCGAGGTCGGCACAGAACAAGAACGAGATGGACAAGTACAGTGAAGATAAGTACGACTACgatgaagaggaggatgatTTCTCTGAGGAACTGTCTAAATACAAACACGCTAAAGAGTCGTCTGGTCACGGAAAAGGGGGCCCACCTAAAGACAAGGCCAAGCGACCAGTCATGAAgggacaacaaaaacaacaacaacaacaccaacacCAGT TTGGAGGTCAGCGTGGTAAAGGGCGTGGTGCCATGGGCAGGGGACGCGGAATGCccaacaaaaacaagaaacagaagGGGAAGAACTGGGGCCGGGGACGTGGTCGAGGAGGAGATCAGTGCGGAGGAGACGGG GAATCTAAAGGTCCGCCCAGTTTTCAGAAGAAGCGTCCAATCATGAGCCAGGAATTCATTAATCAACACACGGTTGAACACAACGGGAGgcacatttgtaaatatttcattgaGGGGAGGTGCATCAAA GGGGACCAGTGCAAGTTTGAACATGACAATGTTGTTCCAGAGAAAAAGAAGGAACTGTGCAAATTTTATGTCCAGGGATACTGTACCAAAGGAGACGCCTGTATATACATGCACA GTGAGTATCCCTGCAAGTTCTTTCACACCGGTGCAAAGTGTTATCAAGGCGACAACTGCAAGTTTTCTCACGAGCCTTTGACCGACATAACTAAAGAACTTTTGGACAAG ATTCTTAACACAGAAGAGGAGCATGTAAATGAGGATGAGATGGAAGTGGAAGATCTGAGGAAACATGGAATTGCCCCACTACCTAAACCGCCTCCAGGGGTAGGACTTTTGCCCACCCCTGGGCCTGGAAGCCCACCAGATGGAGGCAAGAAGATCCCCTCTCTGTTTGAAATCAAAGTTCAGCCTACTGTGGACCTGGCACAGAAGATCGCTTTAAG GCCCAATTTCTACAACAGTACATCACCCCCTGCTGGACAGTTTCAGGGAAGTGCAGGTCCAATGGCTTTCGCTGGCGGTCCTGAGGATATGCAGTCTGGCAATATGATGTCTTCTCCCCCAAATCCTTCCCTCCCACCACCTCCATGCTCAATGGGAAGCCCTCCGCCACCATTCACAGGTCCAGGAATGCCACAGAGTCCTACAGGTCAACCACCCTCCCAGGGCTTTGGTCAGTGCCCACCTATGCCTGGACACCAAGGGCAGCCCCCTCCGTTCCATGGCATCATGCAGCACATGAACCGCCCACCCATGAACCAACAGGGGGCACCATTCCAACCCAGGCCTGACATGCAGATGAATATGCGTTTTCAAAACATGGGCCAGATGCCATCAGAGTTCTTTAAGAATCTGTTTACCAGCCAGTCTTTGACCCAAGGAG ATGATGGACCCATGCAAGACTCTCAGATGCAGGGTAACATCGAGTCTGGGATGCAGGACTTTCTTCCAGCTGTCCAGAAGGCTTTGCTTTTACACCTGAATCAGAGCAATCAAGACTCTGACAATCGCAGAGAAGAGGTTCAGAGCTGTGCACCTTCCAGCAGAGAGAAAG ATGAAACACCTAACTGGTACTCCAGTGATGAGGAAGAGGGCAGCAGCGTTAAGGCCATTCTGAATACTCTAAAGAAACAGAACAATATGTTGAAAAACCAGCAACATAGCACTGCACCAGCTGTCCACATGGATCCCAGAATGCAGAAGGAGCGAGCTCTGCCCAGCGACCCTAGAATTAAAGCTGGTCCACCAGACCCAAGAAAGGACCACGGAGACGGTCTTGGGGACCCCAGGCTTGCCAGGGACCCCCGCAAATTGAAACCTCTTGATCCAAGCTCCTCCAAGCCTGAATCTCATCGCCATCCAAACCCCTCCATGTCCCACAAACCTTCCGCCGGAGATGACGATGAGGACGGTGAGCAAGAGCTGAGAGAGAGGGCAGCCTTGATCCCGTTGGATCCGAGCCCTGGGGCCATTCTGCGAGATCCCAGATGCCAGATCAAGCAGTTCAGTCACATCCGGGTGGATATCCTCCTCCAGCGTCCTGTCTTCGCTCAGACTGTGGTGTGGGGCCCTGAGGATCTCATCCCTTCATTGATCCCCAAACAGGAGCCGTCCATAAATCTGCCACTTCCACCTTTAATTGCTGACGCCCAACTGAACCGTAGTTTCTCCTCCCCACCGGACCACCCTCCCTCAGGCACTCTGAGCCCTCCTGATCCTCGTCTGGCAGCCGCACGCCTCAAAGAGGGAGTCGGGAGGTTTGGTAGCCCTCCGGGTAGGACGCTAGATTCTCGCCATCACACTGATCCCCGTAGTCCCAAAACTCTTGATCCAAGAGTTAGCCGCTCTGGCAGTCTGGAGTCCAAGCTACCGGGTATGAGAGAAAAGGGGGGTGGGTCCATTGACCCCCGACTGCAACGTGTAGGAAGCTCAAACCAACCCACCGCTGCATCCTCCAAACCCGAGTCGGAGAAACTACCCCCGTATGCACCCCGTCTGGCATCCTCCATGGGTGCAGGTCTCGAGAGCCCCACCACGCTGTTAGGAGGCATCAGTTTATACGATCCACGCAATCACTCTTTACTCTCTCCAAAACGCGAGAATGAAGATCTCCCTAAAAATCCCAGTATCCCGAAGCCCTCTCTCAAGCTCCAAAACTCTCCGCCTCATGCATCTCCATCATGGGCGACAGGAGTTGAAAAGGAAGAGAAGAGCCCAGTTGAGGACTCAAACACCAACACCGGTGGC TCGATCAGTCCTCCTGTGCCTGCGATGATGCCGGTGTCTCCTTGTTTGCCAGTCCGTGCTGCGGCGCCTGCGGTGCACAACTTGCCCATTCAGGCGCTAGCAGGACTGATAAGACCCGCTTACGTAGACCCGCGACAGAACAAACCCGCTCCTACTCCACAAGAGGATGAGGAGGACAAAGATAACAAGAAGGACCGGCCCTTGAGGGAcgtctttaaaacatttgatcCTACAGCCTCACCGTTTTGTCAGTAG
- the zmp:0000001138 gene encoding class II histocompatibility antigen, B-L beta chain, with protein sequence MMSIKMLRALVLNLLFPQTIITWTDYHAVNVLAYTRKKGNGSMDQGVVVLVNDAIFAYFDQKKQTFILRPSSSAGFSVLEKRSGTFCLTEVFKGFLRQAKYLEKFQDDAQSSEPLLARPSVEVYTEFPEEQGKVNTLYCYATGFYPGDIEMDLFVNGVNVKGETSDLMYGQDWTYRIYKHVTIAPEPGDKYKCEVKHSSIPEPKVTVWVPEFSESHLYWVYTLFLSILLGITVCVYILRRQRPFQP encoded by the exons ATGATGTCCATAAAAATGTTAAGAGCACTCGTGTTAAATCTGCTGTTTCCACAGACCATCATAACGTGGACAG ACTACCATGCCGTAAACGTCCTGGCCTATACTCGGAAGAAGGGAAATGGTTCCATGGACCAAGGAGTGGTTGTTTTGGTCAACGATGCCATTTTCGCATACTTTGACcagaaaaaacaaacttttattctacgTCCTAGTTCGAGCGCAGGCTTCTCTGTCCTGGAGAAACGCTCCGGCACCTTCTGCCTGACCGAGGTCTTCAAGGGATTCCTTAGACAGGCTAAATATCTGGAGAAGTTTCAAGATGATGCACAGTCATCAGAGCCACTTTTAG CACGTCCTTCTGTTGAAGTGTATACTGAGTTTCCTGAGGAACAGGGAAAAGTGAATACCCTTTACTGCTACGCAACTGGGTTCTACCCCGGAGACATAGAAATGGATCTTTTTGTTAATGGTGTTAATGTGAAGGGAGAGACCTCTGATTTAATGTATGGGCAAGACTGGACTTACAGAATATACAAGCATGTAACCATCGCCCCAGAGCCCGGagacaaatataaatgtgaagTAAAACATAGCAGTATCCCAGAACCCAAAGTGACCGTGTGGG TCCCTGAATTCTCAGAATCACATCTCTACTGGGTTTATACACTATTTCTCAGCATTCTTCTGGGAATCACTGTGTGTGTCTACATTTTAAGAAGACAAAGGCCCTTCCAACCATGA
- the zmp:0000001006 gene encoding hereditary hemochromatosis protein homolog — MRAFMLIVAFSEIILGADEHAFQQFIECSFNNEGQVDRLWKYGYDGKDMMHIDLVNQAVVATSEPGERLAEERQSKEYIKRKEDKLKMVCSAVKTVFLLSNNSLAKAVKPAVFLSSGGKKEEEYLKCAAHGFYPNVIRVRWSQTGRPIYYGVSTTGILPHRDGRFQITSYLSLGNISANGVTCEIEHISINEKLRRTYEKKSWFLSAFTEPVFLAAVVFLLGFVLSACLTLLVSWIWERKRKPHQDDSHNTSSDSDTSLNLMNVSQETGRPV; from the exons ATGCGGGCTTTTATGCTAATCGTTGCTTTTTCTGAAATCATCCTTGGTGCAG ACGAACATGCATTTCAGCAGTTCATCGAGTGCTCCTTTAACAATGAAGGTCAAGTTGATCGTTTATGGAAATATGGGTATGATGGCAAAGACATGATGCATATTGATTTGGTAAACCAGGCTGTTGTTGCTACCAGTGAACCTGGTGAACGTTTAGCAGAGGAGAGACAAAGCAAAGAATACATAAAGAGAAAAGAAGATAAACTAAAGATGGTGTGCTCTGCTGTGAAAACCGTTTTCCTGCTGTCCAACAACTCTCTGGCCAAGGCAG TAAAACCAGCCGTGTTTCTGTCTTCTGGtggaaagaaagaagaagaataTCTTAAATGTGCTGCGCATGGCTTCTATCCAAATGTCATTCGAGTGCGTTGGAGCCAGACAGGAAGACCGATTTATTATGGTGTATCAACAACCGGAATACTCCCTCACAGAGATGGCAGATTCCAGATAACCTCCTATCTCAGCCTCGGTAACATTAGTGCCAATGGAGTTACCTGTGAGATTGAACACATAAGCATCAATGAGAAACTGAGGAGAACTTATG AGAAGAAATCATGGTTTCTGTCAGCATTCACAGAACCTGTATTTTTGGCAGCGGTTGTCTTTTTGCTCGGATTTGTATTATCAGCATGTCTAACTCTATTAGTTAGTTGGATATGGGAACGCAAAAGAAAACCACATCAAGATGACTCCCATAACACAAGTTCTGATTCAGATACATCTCTGAATTTGATGAATGTCTCACAGGAAACAGGAAGGCCAGTCTGA